In Maylandia zebra isolate NMK-2024a linkage group LG9, Mzebra_GT3a, whole genome shotgun sequence, the genomic stretch TCCAAGAAGTTCATCTTCTGTCTCGTCAGTCCTCAAATAGTCTGGGGGATCACCAAgatgttttttggcaaatgtgagacgagcgtttgtgttatttttggttAGCAGTGGTTTTCACCTTTGAAACCTTTTGCCCaatcttattgttgaatcatgaactctgaccctAACTTAAGCAAGTGAGATCTTCAGTTCTTTAGTTGTTGTTTTGGATTCTTAtctgacctcctggatgagtaaTCAGTGCACCCTTGGAGTAATTCTATTAGGCTAGGCACTCCTGGGAAGATCACCCAGTGTTCCAGGTTTTCTCCATTTGATTGGCTTTGTATTCCTTTCCAAACTGAAGaagtcagtgactttgtttcttgTCTGTTCTTGAGTTTCCTTGGATCGTAGCATGAtatgttgctttttgagatcactttgtcagacaggctCTCTTTAAGTGATGATTTGATTCACTAGTTCTGGCAATAATCAGTCCTGTGTGTAGTTAGGACAATTACTCTTTCCACACAGGGCCAGTTTGGTTTGGataactcccccccccccccccccccccccccccccccacacacacacacacacacacctaataATTGAAATTAtcatttaaaaagtgcattttgtatttattcaggttatcattctctaatatttacatttgtctTATGATCTGGAACTAAACATAAGCAAAAAACTAAGAAACTTGGAAGGATGGAAATTCTTGTTGGCAGTGTATGTCCATTTGATTTGTAGTCAATCAAATGGACAGATGGATAATAAAACACCATTCCTTACTGTTCAGCTGTATAAAACCTCAATACATTCATGCCCCTAAAAGCTTTTAGAAGATTAATTCAAGTAACATACCTTAAATATTATGTAGTGACCCAAAGGAGCTGTCACAGGAACAGCATTTAATTAGTGAGCCACATGTGAACAAAATGTTACTCACAGTGTTTAATGGGTGGATTTTcaacattattattatagaTTTTTCTATCATGAACACCCATTTCATTAGAACTAGAGGGCAGATGGAGGCCATGCTATGATATCATACCTTAACTCTTACAGAAGCCTCATTCTCTACTGTACAGACAATACTGCTGACCTGCTTAAAAGGTTCAGAGACAACAAAACATAATCTCCCAACTAAATATGTCACTTCTACTTTGTTCTTCTTACCGCTCCTAGCATTTTAAGCCTTTATTGCTACCTAGCCTACAGCCACAGATTCAAACCTGCAACAGTTGCCATGAGTGTCTTACAATAAAATTGTCTACAGGTATGGAGCTCTACCATTTCCCGACAATACAgtgattttacttttttttttaaggtatgGCCGCATCAATACATGTCACCGATTATTAGAGTCCATTACTGACTCTCGTCTGCTAAATGAAGGCGATGAGCGTGGCCTGACTCCACTCCATCTGGCCTCAAAAGAGGGACACACAAAAGTGGTGCAACTGTTGCTGCGCAAAGGAGCTCTCTTCCACAGGTAAAGCCAAACACACGTTGTGTGCACGGAAGCATGTACATGTGCaagcataaaaaatacactgctcaaaaacatTAAAGGAACGTGATGGTTTGAGTGATCGTTTTTTACAGTATACTAACCTGTAGAGAAATGTCCTGTTGACAGTGATTACAAGGGCTGGACTTGTCTGCACCACGCTGCTTCTGAAGGATACACACAAACGATGGATATCCTACTGGCAGCCAATCTCAAGCTGCTGGATAAAACAGATGAGGATGGGGTATTGCTTCCTGTTACTCCAAAACAATTTCACTGTGATCTGTGATATTTATTCTTGAACTAATTAATTTGTCCTGGCAATTTTTATACTAGGGttatttttccagtttaaaCGTTAAAACACAAATAATTGCCATTCACTCCGAATAAGTCATCCGCCCCACACTGTAATGAATCTGAGAAGGTGTGTTCTGTTGTACTGACAGAACTCGGCACTCCACATCGCAGCGAGAGGTGGACACGTGGCTGCGGTCAGGCTGTTGCTGGCCAGGGGGGCGGAGATCATCTTAAACAAGAACCACACTTCATTCCTCCATGAGGCTTTGCAAAATGGGAGAAAAGACGTGGTCAATGCTGTAATTGACTGTGAAAGGTATTTtgtcaataaaaaaacaaatagagcATATTAAAGAGCAAAAAgcttaaataattttttcatTTATCCGTGCAATATTTAACTCTTTCTTGGATCTGTAAAAACTATGAATCTCCCAAATGTCAGCTACTGATTAGTGGGTTTGTGACAATGAATTTTTTCAGATAGCCCAATCTAATTAGTGAAAGAGGTAGGATAGATTTCTCAAGCTATAAGGGAGCATTTAATCCTCAAGTGACAAACTCACAATCATCAATCACTATTAGGAGTCATGCCATGCCACACAATAAAATGTGGGTAGTAGTGTGAATTGCTATCTGCAGCTGCCTGCAATGTGCCACTGAGAAATATTAAAGTGACTCTACAATCCAGTGGTTATAGTCGTGTCTGTgatcttattattttttcttgcaGGTGTGCTGAAGCTGTAAGTCTGTTCAATCCCGAAAGTAGTCAGCGATGCCCCATACTAGACATGATTGAGTTTCTGCCTGAAACTTACAAGGTTTGCTGCtggcaaaataaagaaataataaaataaaataaaatccatgtCATAAATCACTGTATACAGTCATCATAACTCACATCTTTCAgcatttttgtgttgtgtgatCTGTTGTTACTTACTAAAGATTTAATTCCTCGTCACTGTGCCGCTTCTGTCAACAGCATCTTTTGGACCGCAGCATGAGGGAATCTGATGATGACCACAACAGCCCCGATTACCACGTAATCacacaaaacacgcattaaacATATTGTTTGAAACACTGATCGGGAAAAAGATTAAACAACTCTTTTTGTGGCCTAGATTGAATATGACTTCAAATGGCTCCAAGCTCCGATTGAAGTGAAAGGGCAGATTTACAATGGGAATAAGGTTCAGCCACTGGCCGCTCTCAACGTAAGCAAACCTTTTTGTTACTCTTTTAACAGCTTCAGAATCCAAATGTTGTACTTCCACATGATTCACAAGCACTCAAGCTCTATTTCTGTCATGCATCAGCATCTAATGAGGCTCTGTAGACTTCACCGCTTGCCTTGATAACTTATGGGATCAGGATTGGCCTGTCCCTCCTCAGGGGCAGTGATGACACTTCCTCTATTAATCATTGGAAAGTGACAGTGACAACTACATAGACGCAGTGTGTGGCCtattcagaaatgtttttaatttctctaCATAGTTTAGTGACGATGACACTTTTATAACGACGTTCATTGTGCCTTTTTCCCCCACTCTCTTCCTGCCTTGAAAAATCACAAAAGAACATTCAAGCATCCCTGCTGTGATGCCACCACCAGCACTCTGCCCTTAGCACTCATCAGGAATCAAACTTGTCTGATTGGTTGTTGGCAAACAAATAATAGGCTTCTCCTCTGTTCTTGCTACAACCTCCATGTGTTGTTAACATGGTTTCACCATTACAGACATTCAGCCCACCCTTATCGATATAAATATTGTGAACTAAAAGCTTTTGAGTATGTTACAAGAGAACAGGTCAAGAGAAACACTAGCTGTAGCCTCTAAAATGGCCAAAAAACAGTTCACCTCtgcaaaacattttcatcaggaAACAGAAAATTGCCACCTCCATAAAGGTTGGACATATTATTACAGTGTTACATCTGCATCAATTTCAGCTCGTTGTGCTACCTAAATTGCCAGCAGAGGGTAGTTCAAGCGGGGTTTAATCTGCatgcaaatgttcacaaatttgGTGAGTGGCCAAGTCTACCGAGACCTAATAACAGCTTGTGGCAAATCACTGAGGCCAAGATACATTGTGCAATCTTTCCTCCAGTCCTCCGCACAGCAGCCACCCCTTCTTTTCTCGATAGCTTCGCACTATTTGGAAAATTACGACATCTTtctgtaaatgttttaaaaaaatacagcacCAGTTTACTCCTGCTGATGTCATCGTTTGTTAGGCCGTCAATAACTTGCTGTCAATAAAGAACAGTCAGGGTCAAGAGTCAAGTTTCTCACTGTCTCCGCCCTAAACCCAAACAACAGAGCGGTGGAGCTGGACTATTTCCAGCATAACCCCTTTGGTTCTGCAGTGAGTACCACTGCTTGTGCAAAATGTGCTGTGTGTACTGACTGTGGGTCATTATTCTGTTACACCTCCTGCAGGCGATGGTGCAGTACAACCGCATCGAGCTCCTCAACCATCCCGTCTGCAAAAAGTATCTGGCAATGAAGTGGTGAGTATTCAGGAGGACTTGGCCCATGacccatatttatttttacagatttaTTCACCCTAGTCCAGCTCCAGTTAACATTTTACCTTGACCGTTGGTCCATGGTGTCCTCTGTTTTGTCCACAGGGTTGCTTATGGGAGCATAGCTCATGTGCTCAACATGTTTCTCTATCTGTTGGGCTTGCTGCCCTTAACTCACCTTATAGTGACTCTGAGACCCTCCGTGAACACTAGTGACACGGGCGAGCACAATATCAACATGGTTCCAGTATCTTTCACAGAGGTACTAATGGCTGTTGTGATGAGTAATAATGACTCTGACAGCATTATGAGGAAATTGTGATTGAAAACAAATGATCTGTCGTTCAAATTACTAGAAAAATACATCTTTACAAATGTGCCATTCAAAGTACGTCTCAACATTTGTTTCACAGCAACGTGTGTCCTTGTCCTTCTGCATGGTGATGGTATTGGTTATGAATATCTACTCGATAGGAAAGGAAGTGGTGCAGATATCACAGCAGGTACTGTCCTCTTATGGAAGTGTCATTACCTCACATAAAACATGTGCCCATAAATCTGTGCAGCACTGGGTCTGTGTGGACACACAGGCAATCAAGTGTGATGAATGCGTGCCCCCAGATTTAGATTTACAGCCCCTACTGAATAGCAAAAAGTCAGAATGTCACCTCCATGCTTAAGCTTAGCtgttaaatttgaaaaaaaccCTGATTTTATTCATCTCGTTGCTTCAAAGAGCTGGAAATACTTCATGGATTACTCCAACCAGAGCGACTGGATTTCAGCCATCTTCTCTATACTGTTCGTTGTCCCCCTCATGATCAATGCAGAGGGTTCTTTACACTGGCAAGCGGGGGCCATAGCAGTTTTAAATTCCTGGGTTGGATTTCTCCTTTATCTCCAGAGGTACTATTCACTCTGACTTAAATCCTCCACTTTCTCATAAAGTTGAGGTCACCAACCTGTTTATTCTCCTGATTCCTCAGGTTTGAGGGAGTTGGCATCTATGTTGTGATGTTCGGGGAGATTATGAAGACACTGGTCCGTATTGTATTGCTGTTCTTCTACCTGATGTTGGCTTTCAGTTTGGCCTTCCATGCCCTGATGCTCAATCAGGTATTAAAAGAACGCAGTGATGCATATAACCATACAATTCCTGCAGGATGAAAGGGTATCATCAGATTTTCAAAATTTTGCATGTATATCAATGATCTCCAGAGGATTCCTTCAGTAACACGCAGACCTTTTTAATAACATCAGGTCACAATTTTTGTAAGAACAGTCCCCTCACCCTTTCTTGTACCATCACACACACCTTAGAAAGCCACCAGAACGCTGTGTTCATGCACCACTGCATATTTTATTGACATGGCTGCTAAAGTCACCTAACTTTAAAACTTCACTGTTGTTCAAAGTTTAGGCCTGCACAAAACACTTGTGGGGATAGAACAATTCTTTAGTGTCCAGGCTGGGTACAGAAATGATTAAAACCTAGGCCATCTGGATGTCTGTTATAATAAAGTGTTTATTGCTAACATGCAATCACACGTTGCTGTTCTTTTTGTATCATTAGAGGGAGTTTAACAGCGTGCCGCTCTCTGTGGTACAAACCTTTGTGATGATGGTCGGGGAACTGAACTACCAGAACAACTTCCTGGATGAGTATCTGAATCATCGACTACCTTTTGGTATCCTGACATACTTCATTTTTGTGGTCTTTGTTCTGTTCATGCCAATCCTGCTCGTGAACCTGATGGTAAGCACACCCTGATCCCCAGCTGCATCTTAAAGTAGTTTATGTGGCTATACATTTGGCTTGTATGTTACTATAATAATTTCTGTTCTAGTGCTTTGACAGCAATTTTATCTAATCATGCTCTTGTCATaagctttgtatttttaaaggtCCTAACCAAAGATTCTTTGATTGTGTTGTAGATTGGTTTAGCAGTTGGAGACATTGCTGAAGTTCAAAGAAATGCTGCGCTGAAACGGATAGCCATGCAGGTTTGTATTAAACcaggttaattttttttagcataaaaattactttggattttttttttaatttgccttgttctttttttgatgTTGTGGTGTTTTGCTCTTGAGCCATTTTAACAACATGCATGGAACACTGACACATAACAAGATGATATATATGATATCAATGATATATTCCTCGCCCAAAATCGAACCCTTGACTAAATACCAGCCCTTCTGACCCCAGATTGATCTGCACACCGCTCTGGAAGATAAGCTCCCTTATTGGTTTATGAAACGAGTTGACAAAAACTCCATTACCATCTATCCCAATCACAGGTGTTCCAGGgtaagctaaaaaaaaagaagaaacagatgATGTGCAACATGATGATTTATGTCTATAACTTATAGCAGCGAAAGTTTTCTCCTTTATTAAACCTTCACATTTTTGATTGCAGCactttctgaagaaattttTCTATGGTGAAGAGGAAACCAATGAAGTCTGGAATCATCTGCAAGCCAAATCAAAGGCATGCACTTTGATCGAGAATGAGCTCAAAAAGCAGAAGACCAGGTAATGCATGCACATGAAAGTCAGTTTTCATGTTTCTAAAATCATAAAAGTGTGCAAGCTTATTATTGAGGTAATGGATGAGTATTACAGGTACAATGATCTAGACTGTGCATGCTGAAAGCTAAAGTGGGAATTAAGAAAAAGTAGTTTTTGATGCATGAGCGACCCCTACAGATCCCACTCTGTATCTCTGTTTCTATAGTAAGCGCATCAAGTCACCCAGGAGTCTGACCTTCCAGCAGTCTCATTATAAATCTAGGCAAGAGTGAATGAAGTCTGTCACTAAGTGACATGAATTgattgttttgtctttgtttttctttttccctgcaGAATGAAAGAGATGTCATGCCTGCTAGAGAAGCAGCACTGCCTCGTAAAGCTCATCATCCAGAAAATGGAGATCGCCTCTGAGGCTGACGAATATGACGGCCCCGTGAACGTCAGAGGGAGCACGTGGCCCGCTTTAGGTCAGGCTAAACCAAGCAGAGAGACTACATCTCGGTGGGTCCCACTGATGAAGGCCATCGAGGCCAGGCGAAAATGAAGACGatgaaacaacacaaagtgACAACTAAACTCACTGCAAAGTGAATTGTCTCAAAAGACTAGATCTATATGGCATAAAAAGATATTAAATAGGTATAAATGTAATCACTTATATTCCAATTTAACAGCAGCGTTCACTATTTCCATGTTGTAACAGTAGTAACAGTTAATTATATTGTTATTAACAGACTTGTCCTAACTTGTATGTGGTTCTTGAGACGTTAAATACTTAAAACGATAATATTAATGGTATTATTGCAAAATCCTTCATTGTTGggtaaaaaaataacatttcttATCCTGTAGGCTACTTTTAAGTTATACCAGTGAGCTACTGATAAATGATTTTTATAGTGTGCAAGCAGTACTGGCATATTTCTATTACACACTTTTTGTAAAGTGGCTTGAAGTCCAACTCCTGTTCTTTTACTCTATAGATAAGAAGGTTCATCAAACCTAATTTAAGTCTAATTTTTCATTAGATTGACATAATAAACATAGAATTTGTAGCTACAATAACAGTGTGCTTGCATCTATGTATCGTCCATCTGAAATGTGTGCTGTTGCGCCATCTTCTTTGGCTTGTTTCTGTCATTATTATGATGCACTTTGTCACATCTGCTCTTGTAAAATGGTACACAAATAAACATCATGACATCAACAGAAGCCTACATCGTATATTTTGTCATAAAATTCCAGCACACTGTTGGGCACAACTTGCCAAATAgcataaaacaataataaatacataaattaaaaaggttATAGAAGTTGATGGTTATAGTCTCTGATTTGTGCGCTTTTCACTCAGCAGCTTAATGTGCTGCAGGCTTCTTCAAAGGCAATCATGGGAATCATAAGTGGCTGGGAGGGAAACTGAGTCAGGCCTGTGACATCATGAGCCCGCACCTGTCTCTCTGGTTTTCCCAGCTTAGGGCTGTGATAGAGGTTAAGACCCCTGAAAGTCTTTGCTGACGGACAGATGCTTGCTCTCCCTTCAAGTCaagttttcagtgttatttattaTCGCTGGCCCTGAATCTGATTATTCCCAAGGCAAATACAATAACCATGTAGCCACTTATTTTTTGGACAatatgttcttcttcttctcgctttctttctttttattgaagCACAACATGCACAAAATGACAAACGAGCAAAGTTTTATCTCAACCTGTTTCTCGGTGACAGTGAATGAAGCAGCAATGTGAAATATGCGTCATACAGCCAATATCTTTcactgttagtttttttttgttttttttttaaaaaaaaaaaagagaaacactgtaaaaagaaaattaaatcagTCAGCAGGATCCTATAACTCGCACCTTCAAGAGTGTCACTCACCTTGCTGACGGATGCAGTGATGGAGGACGAGTTGGCAGCATGCCTGAAGCTCTGACTGTCATACCAGCACAAGTAGAACCTAATATTTCAGAGTCGTGACATATCCAAGGGTGTGCTGAGCAGAGGGATCCCTCAAAGCAGCAGCTGAGCTCTGCTTTTGTGAAAATTGCTTGGAAAAGCAGGATTACAGGAAGCAGAGGAATGTGTCCTTGGATTAAGGAAACATTCTTGCATTATTCTTCTTCTATGACAGAGGAAAATTGTTGGAACTGGTAACAATCAATCATATTACAACTGAGGTTTTTAGTTGTTCAGAAAGGTGTGACTTGAAGCCAACATGCTGGAATAAAGCTTAACTGTCGGGGTACAAGGCGGCATTGGGCCCAGTGCCATACAGTAATTTCCTTATTTTCTCTCATGGCCCCTGCGTGGCTGCAGGGGCTGAGATGTATGCTTGGCCAAAATCAAGCATACATCTCAGCTGCTGTTAAGTAATCCTTGGCAATGCCTGGCTATTgtcataaaaaatataaaatttcaCACATATTACGTGGCGTAATAGCAAACAGGGACCTGGGATTTTCTGGGAATATCTTTCTTGACAGACAAAGAGACGGCGCGAGCAGAGAAAGTATGAATCAAAACTTGAAGAGAAAGTGTGGCCATTCAAGTTTCTTCCAAatatttgtttgcatttttgaaAAGTGTTTGCATCACACTGGAACACAAGTGGTCTTTTTAGTGTTGCACAAAAGTCAGCTTCCCATGGGATCTCAGCAGAGACACTTctgtccctcttcccctctGATCTACAGCTCAGTCCTCATATCACTGATTAAACCACCAAACCAACGCacaaaagaaatgcaaatatGGCCGAGACACCCAGTAAAAATATTTGTGATACTACAAGAATGAAGATGGTGCCTCCTTGCCTCTGCCACACCCATGTCATGCCAACGCTCCAGATGTCATGGGAACCAATAACAGCTGGGCTGGTACACACAGGCTGCGTGTGAAGCGCTGCTCCATCTGCAGAAACCCAATCCCTCTGTGAACGCAGCGAAGGATTAAACACTTTTGATAAGGTCCTCGAGACCAAAACACATCTGTGAGACCACAAACCGGAGGACTTTTTACTGAATATAATGTAGTTGTAATTGTTGCAATGGACTGAACCTAAATCAGGGAATTCATGCTCTCCAATAAATTTAGAATGTTTAAGgaatttgccaaaaaaaaaagaaaaaagggtaaAATTATTGCACAAACAGCTTTGGATGAACTTCATTGCATCTTTTGCTTTAACTATCTCTGAGGGCAAATAGTTGACAGgacttaacttttttttttaaaaattaagatgCAAATGAGCAACATGTGTCTTTAACAGTTTACACAACGAGATGGAGTTGTGGTCCCACTGAGGTCATGGTCGCTCGGACAAAAAAGGGGGAGGAGAAATGCTCAGCAAAAAAACTGTGCAGATGCCAAGTCCATGACACTTAAATTAGAGGGATAGCTAGGCCATGTCTCTTTAGACAGAGCTGTCTTTAGTTGGTGCAGATGGTACTGTAGTGAATCAAGGGTTGACGTTTTAGCGCTTCTGTGGGAAATAAGTTCCAGGGTTACCAAATGGAAACTGCAAGGAGGTGCTGACTTGCAGCTTCTCGTCATTTACTTCACTGTTGTCTGTCGTCCACAGTGCCACTCCGGTCTGTTTCCCCAGGCGCAGGTGGAGCAGCCATGTCCACTGGCTCTGCTGCAAGTGATGCCGAGGACGACGAGACACGCCACAAAAGGACTACCGCTGCCTTGGAGGCCACCGCGCGGAAAGTCACCTGCTATAATCCCAGCCGGTACTCGGAGGAGGAGTTGGAAGACGAAGGTGTTGAGGGGAGGATCAAGCAGGAGCACAGACTTTCCAAAGCGCACCAGAGGGAAACGCGACAGTCGCAGAGGAACGCGGCTAACGCCAGGGAGAGGGCGAGGATGAGAGTGCTGAGCAAAGCTTTCTCCAGACTGAAAACCAGCCTGCCCTGGGTGCCAGCGGATACCAAACTTTCCAAACTGGACACCCTTCGTCTCGCTTCTAGCTACATTTCCCACCTTAGGCAGCTTCTGCAGGATGACCGATTCGAGAGCAGATTTGCACACCCTGTCAGTCTGGTATGAATGCCAAACTTTTACAGCCATGACAGAAATCAACTtttgcttttatacttttacacATTGCTTCAGCAACTATAAAACTAACTGTCCTCTGCTTCTGGCTTTCAGTATGAACCCTATTGTCATCTTTGCTGACATAACAGAATGCATGATTTTTCCAAAATGAAAGCAATTCTGAATTAACCATTGTCATTCTGAGCAAATGAATTTGTATTCTTCTCCAACAGACCTGGCCATTTATGATGACAGGAAGGTCAGAGGAAGACATCTCATCATCTATGAGACTTTGTGGAGCAACAGCTTAGGCGACACGTCTTCACCCACCAAGCTCAAGCTCTTCTGCTAAaacctgaaaacaacaacaacaataaaaacaaaaaggagggGCATCAGTTTGACCCCGTTTTAACCACATGCCCTAAACAATGACTGTGAATTTAAAACTATTATGTTTTACTGTGTGCATGTTTGCTGAAATCAGTATTATGTCACATTTACACTGAGTGTAACATCTAATCTTCATTTatgcttgattttttttgtgtgtaaaatTTGGATTTAGCAAACGTCTTTAATATCTTTCACCCCATCAGTCTGTGCACAGCATAAACTGTTATATGGCTGAACACACTTTTGATACATTAAACAGTTTCGGCAGCTCGGCCTGTGCATGATGTCCAGTTGCAGTTTGATTCTTTCATTCTGCTCTATGAgcgaatttaaaaaaaacaaaacaaaagacctCACAACTTAAAATACTTTCTGCTTTTTGCTAGTTTGGCTTGACACTATGACAGTAACCACAATAATTCACCTGTATTGTAGATCtatttattgtatttgtgttttaaagTCTTTGCATTTGAGACAatgtgagaatctgtctgcatttattgTTTCCATAGAAGTTCACCATTTAGCCATATGCATGTATCCATGCATTGAGAACTGCTGGATAATTCGGCACATCTGCAGGAGATGAACATCAGAAAGCGCTCACACGATAAAAAGTAAATTAGAAATGTGAATATCTGTGCTACTTGCGtaaacaaaacatgttttagaaAGACATGAAAACCTTTTAATTATCAGTGTGTACACACTCTTGATAGATGCACTGAAACTATAAAGCCAGGGCAAATATTGGACCCGTCACACACATACAGGCTCTGTAATGAACTCTAAATGTGACAAAATCTCCAGCGTTGTCACAAAAGGTCCAAATAAGTGGCTCAACCAAACCAAAATGCTAAATTTGTGGTGGTCACAAGGTTAAAGAAATTCTTCTAAGTCCTCATATCAGCTGCTTGGAGCCGTCACACATGACTTCTCATTTTTGGCAGCAGGAGGTTGGAAATCTTGAACACCACACCACACAGTGATAATATTCACATTCATATAAGAGTGGTGAAAAGTTCAGCAAAAAAATCAATAGTCACTGGTAGAATTCCTCAGTAACCTTCTGCACCCCTCCATACATTGCATATCCCTCTTGCGGGAGCACACACACTCATCCAACTCCATGCTTAGTTGGCAGAGAGAATGGATAACGGTGATCTCTTGATCTGGGAGTCATTTTATCCagttaaaccccccaaaatgatGTGAGTACAGATGGGCTGAGATCCAAGCCCGGGCAGTCTGGtgggacagactgacaaaacttttaaatgaaagagaaagagaaagagagaggggagaggatGAGTTTTCATCAGGTTCATGTAGAGCTGCAGCTGTTGCTGCGTTGGTGAGTTTCCCAGAACTCTGAACTGCTCTCCTGGGAGAAACTGGCCACTCTCTTGGACCCGGACAGCTAATGAGCTGCCTTCTCACACTCACTCCGCCTGTTGTCGTACCATCTACTTAAAAATGTGGCACTGAGGGACAGCATCTTGTAAATGTCTGATGTGCAACTTGACTGCACTGCAAATGAGGTGCCATTAATCAAAGCGTGGCACGTCAACAGAATGATGATATTTGGGCAGTGAGCTGATTCCTTTCCTGAAGTTCCTGAAGGACTGaaggttttttgggggtttttgtgtgttttttcacaAACCAAACAATTTGTCTCGGTTTATGTCAACACTGGCCAGAACAAATGAAGACGCCTAATGAGACTTAAGCTGTGTTTTAGAGCTCATGCATTTTGTAAATGTTGCATGAGTGGCATCTAGTGGTGAGGACTGTGAACAAAACACGCAGACGTTTAATTTAATCACATTTATGAgaggaaaaaatatttaaatgtatatttaaattTCCATAACTTTGTAGATTGGGTATGAAAGACTCTTTTAGAAAAAGAAAGTCCACAGTTTCCAGGTAAAAATGCTTCTTCTATTGTTGATTTAAATTTACAACCATACACGCACACAGTGACAGTCATTTCTAAGTAAATGGACAATGTCAGTTTGCTTCTTCTGGTTTAATATTGTTAAAAGAAGTGAAATGATTTCATCTCAGCATACAGGATTTGTACGTATTTTAAGAAAAGCAACTCTTTATTAAAGCCATGTCATCTAGTATtggagaatagaatagaatagaataattctttaagttcccacaaggggaaatttggttgtaacagcagcaagaaaaacacatacagtatacaaacaaacaggacacaggacacagaacagaaacatgcaCAATATTGCATATTTACATCAAGGAAATTAGTTACCAAAAACAGAGttctgtacagttattaaaattaataaaaatttaatacagataagaggcaaacccA encodes the following:
- the trpa1b gene encoding transient receptor potential cation channel subfamily A member 1b codes for the protein MNFSRDVARQNSCYTYVIEDDDPGLANRNIFELAEKGDLALLENLVKKSPEVLSEKDECGASPLHHAAAGGHITLIQFISTVTDAQVLNSCDEQGNVPLHWAVERNKAESCKALLDLGANPNILNTALLSPLHLAVSHGHSNLVGVLLSYSSTDCNLKGDLGNTPLMLACSLNNCEALSMLLKHGAKLCQQNKLGHFAMHAAAFAGAKKAMEVILKAGEELGHSAVCHMNYLDKTKSSPLHLAVRGGNIETIRLCIATGAKVDQQQNDRSTPLHLACTQGALEVIKLMLSSVERVEDIINLTDGACQTPLHRATIFDHTELAEYLISLGADINSTDCKGNSPLLLATSCGAWKTVALLLSKGANVNVRDKCGCNFLHLAILQPKGLKNLPEEVLQLNSVKALLSCEDNDGCTPLHYACRLGIHDSVKNMLGLSGQLGLACKSKDKKSALHFAAQYGRINTCHRLLESITDSRLLNEGDERGLTPLHLASKEGHTKVVQLLLRKGALFHSDYKGWTCLHHAASEGYTQTMDILLAANLKLLDKTDEDGNSALHIAARGGHVAAVRLLLARGAEIILNKNHTSFLHEALQNGRKDVVNAVIDCERCAEAVSLFNPESSQRCPILDMIEFLPETYKHLLDRSMRESDDDHNSPDYHIEYDFKWLQAPIEVKGQIYNGNKVQPLAALNAMVQYNRIELLNHPVCKKYLAMKWVAYGSIAHVLNMFLYLLGLLPLTHLIVTLRPSVNTSDTGEHNINMVPVSFTEQRVSLSFCMVMVLVMNIYSIGKEVVQISQQSWKYFMDYSNQSDWISAIFSILFVVPLMINAEGSLHWQAGAIAVLNSWVGFLLYLQRFEGVGIYVVMFGEIMKTLVRIVLLFFYLMLAFSLAFHALMLNQREFNSVPLSVVQTFVMMVGELNYQNNFLDEYLNHRLPFGILTYFIFVVFVLFMPILLVNLMIGLAVGDIAEVQRNAALKRIAMQIDLHTALEDKLPYWFMKRVDKNSITIYPNHRCSRHFLKKFFYGEEETNEVWNHLQAKSKACTLIENELKKQKTRMKEMSCLLEKQHCLVKLIIQKMEIASEADEYDGPVNVRGSTWPALGQAKPSRETTSRWVPLMKAIEARRK
- the msc gene encoding musculin, with protein sequence MSTGSAASDAEDDETRHKRTTAALEATARKVTCYNPSRYSEEELEDEGVEGRIKQEHRLSKAHQRETRQSQRNAANARERARMRVLSKAFSRLKTSLPWVPADTKLSKLDTLRLASSYISHLRQLLQDDRFESRFAHPVSLTWPFMMTGRSEEDISSSMRLCGATA